The window AATTAACTCAATATCTTTTTTATCGAGATTTTCAGAATTTAATTCTTTTAAATTTGCTATTTGACTATTCAAGTTTTCTGAAATAATATAGAAATCATTAATTCTGTTTTCATCAATTTTTGCTGTTTTAAAATCAATTTAAAGTCTACCAACTATATCATTAAATTTAATAATATTATCAGAAAATTTATTTATTTTATTTTTAAAAAATTCATTCGAATATTTATTAATTTTTATATCACTAATAAGAGTATCAGGTTTTGATAAATCAACTAAAAATTTATTTTCATTAATAGATATAAATTCTATTTTTTTTTATTATTTTTGAAAAATTATCTTCTAAAAAAGCGTAAAATCAATAATTTCCTTTAATATTAAAAGTAGACAATAAATTTTTAAAATCATCTTCATTTATTAAATCTTCATTAATATGAAAAATCATTTTTTGCTCTTTTGTTTCAAAATCTAGCTTAGTTAAACTGTCAATCTTTACATTATCAATAATATTATTCAATTATGAGTAATTTATATTATCTTTACTTGTTAAACTACGATCTTGTAAGATAAAAACAAATGAGAATAATAGTAAGAAACTTATTAATTTTTTCATATTATTAGAATAATTCAGGAGCTGAAATAATTTCTAAATTCTCATCAATTTCAAAAATTAGTGGAGTTCCCGTTGGAAGATTTAAGTCTAATATCTTCTCATCTGAAATTTTTAGTAAATATTTAATAAGTGCTCTTAAACTATTTCCGTGAGCAGAAATTATAACATTTTTCCCATCTTTAATATCTTTTGAAATAGTGCTTTCCCAGTAAGGTAATACTCTATCAATAGTAAGTTGTAAACTCTCTCCAGTAGGCAACTCTTCTTTAGGAATATCAGCATATCTTTTTTCATTACCAGGATAATTTTCATCACTTTCTGTAACTTGTGGTGGTGCCACATCGAAACTTCTTC of the Gemella sp. zg-570 genome contains:
- the gpmA gene encoding 2,3-diphosphoglycerate-dependent phosphoglycerate mutase, whose product is MKLVLTRHGESQWNLENKFTGWVDVDITEKGQAEAVSGGKKLKELGLEFDVAYTSYQKRAIKTLNIILEEMDQLWIPVNKSWRLNERHYGGLQGLNKAETAEKYGDEQVHIWRRSFDVAPPQVTESDENYPGNEKRYADIPKEELPTGESLQLTIDRVLPYWESTISKDIKDGKNVIISAHGNSLRALIKYLLKISDEKILDLNLPTGTPLIFEIDENLEIISAPELF